CGACGGATCCGGGACCACGGTCACGTGGCTGCCCGCCAGCAGCGTGTCGCGGCGACCCGATGTCGCCTCGAAATCATCCGGGTTCAGCCGAATCGTGACCGACGTGCTGTCCCCCAGCCGGTCGAGAGCCACGCGCGCCATCGTCACGGTCAGGTCGGAATCGAGCGTCACCTCGCGGCGGACGATCCGCCGCGCAATGGCCAGCGCGAGCTGCACCATCTGTCGTTCGGTCTGGCGTACCATGGAGCGGCGCACGTCCGCCAGTTCCTCGATCGTCTGCGCCAGTCGCCGCAGCATCGCCTCCGCCCGCTTGGCGCCCGCCTCCGAACCTGCGCGTTCTCCCTGCTCGTAGCCCTTGGCGAACGCTTCGCGCTCCATCGCGGCGAGCCGGGCCTGCTGCTGGGCGAGATCGATGGTCGGGGCCGGGGGACCCGCCGGCGGCGTACCCGCGGCGCCATCCTCCAGGAACAACGCTTCGACGACCCGTGGTTGTGCGTCCTGGCCCGCGCGTCCCCAGTCGAACGGTTCGAACTGTGACGGGTCGGTCAACCGTCTCGCCTTAAACGACATAGGCCTCACCCGCCGCCGCACCGGTCGACAGCAACCCTTCTTCCTCGAGTTTCCGCGCGATCGCGACGATCTCGTGCTGCGCCTTCTCGACCTCGCGCAGCCGAATGGCGCCCAGGACTTCCATTTCCTCGCGCAACATGTCCGCCGCGCGCTTGGACATGTTCTGGAAGAACCGGTTCCGCATCTCGTCTGTCGTGCCCTTGAGCGCGACAGTCAGCACCTTGCGGTCTGCCCGCTGCACGATTTCCCGAAGCGCGTTGTCCTCGACCTTCATCAGGTCGTCGAAGACGAACATCAGGTTACGGATGGAGACCGCCAGGTCGGGGTTCTGGCCCTCGAGCGATTCGATGACCGGTTGACTCACGGTGCGATCCAGGCGGTTGAGGAGCTCCGCCACCGCGCGCACGCCGCCGTACGATTCGTGACTGGCCGTGCCCAATGTCTTCAGGCGCTGCTCGATGACCGAGGAGATCCGGCTCACCACGTCGGGCGAGATCTCGTCGAGGCTCGCCATCCGCGTCAGCACGTCCACGCGCAGACTCTCCGGGAGCAGGCTGAGCAGCTGCGCGGCGTGCGACGAGTCGAGGTGCGCGAGAATCAGGGCGATGGTCTGCGGCTGCTCCGCCAGGATGAACTTCGAGAGCTGCTGCGGGTCGGCCTTGGCGAGCGACGTGAATCCCGCGGTCGATTGGAACGACCGGACGACGCGCTCGATCACGCGCCGGGCGTTCTCCGGCCCCAGCGACTTGAGCAACAACTGCTGCGCGAACTCGACACCGCCACGCGCGACGTACGACGCGGCGAGCGCCATGTGGTGGAATTCTTCGAGGACCCCTTCTCCCGACTCGGGAGCCACGGCGCCGAGCGCCGCCACTTCCTTCGCGATCCGCTCGACCTCGTCTTCGTGCAGGTACTTGAAGATCTGTGACGACGTCTCCTCACCGAGCATGAGCGCCAGCACCGCTGCCTTCCGGGCACCGGAGAAGACCTGTTGGACGGGCATGGGTTACCGTCCCTCCTCTTCCGCCAGCCACGTGCGGACAAGACGGGCGGCATGCTCGGGTTCCTTCTGCACCATCCCGGACAGTCGCTTGGTGAGCACCGTCATCTTGCGCGGCTCACCAGCCTTTGCTTCCGTGGCCTGGATCTGCGCCTCGATCTCGGTCTGCAACTCTTCGACGGTCTTCGGCAACTGCTGCGGCAGCGATTGGGTCGACTCGTGCACGGTCACCGTCGGAAGCCCGGTCAGCCCCCGGTGCATCATGGGGCGCACGATGAACACGAAGGCGAACAACCCGAGCAGCACCACGGCGCCGATGCGCCCGAACTCGAGAAAGTTCGGCCCGTACAGCTGCCACATGCCCGCGGCGGGCGGTTCCTCGGTGATGCTGCCCTCGAACGAGACGTTCTCGACCGTCAACTGGTCGCCCCGCAGCACGTCGAAGCCGACAGCTGCGGCCACAAGGCCTTGAATCTTCTGCAATTCCACCGGTTGGCGTGGCCTCGTGCTCCGTGTCACCACGCCCTTCTTGTCCTTCTTGACTACCGGCTCGTCGTCCACGATGACGGCCACCGACAGCCGCGCAACCTCGCCGCGCGGCCGGATTGTGTGCCGCGTCGTCCGGCTGATCTCGTAGTTCGTGGTCTCGGCCAGTCGGCTGGAACCACCGAGCGGTGCGCTCGCGGTCTGCGTCGCCGGTGCGGTCGGCTGACCCGGAACGGGCGTCACCGGCAGGTTCGCGCGCGCGCCCGCCAGACCGCCCTGGGAATTCGGCACGCCCGGGGTGCCGTCCTGCGACGTCTGACGGCTCCGCACGACGCTCGTCGGGTCCCACCGCTCCTCAGTCTCTTCCTGGCTTTGCGGGTTGATCCGTGCCGCCACATTGACCCGCACTCGCTCCGCACCAACCACCGGTTCGAGCAGATTGACGACCTTCATCATGAGGTCGCGCTCGACTCGCTGCTGTCGTTCGAGCTGTACGCCGTCGAGCGGCCCGTCCTCACCGTCAGCGGGTCGCGATAGCGGCCGGCCGAAACTGTCGACGATGACGACGGCCTCGGGGCGGAGGCCTTCGATGCTGGCGGCGACCAGGCTGGAAATGCCGTGCACGGTTGCCGTGGACAGCGGCCGGTTCGCGTTCTTCAACTTCAGCACGACCGAGGCCTTCGCCGCCTGCTCCTTCGCACCGAACAGAGAGTCCTTCGCGGCGACGATGTGGACGCGCGCGCCGCCGACTTCGCTGAGCGTGCTGATCGTGCGCGCAATCTCACCCTCGAGAGCCCGCCTGTAGTTCACCTGCTCGAGGAACTCGGTGGCGCCGAACGCCGTGCGGTCGAAGATCTCGAAGCCAATCCTCCCCGAGGACGGCAATCCCTGGCCCGCGAACTCGAGGCGCAGTTCATCCACCTTGGTGGCGGGCACGCGGATCGAACGTCCACCCTGGTCGATCTGGAAGGGAATCTTCTGAGTTTTCAGGCGGGAGACGACGTCGGCCGCTGCCTCCGGGTCCATGTCAGCGAACAGGAGGACCCAGTCGTTCGAGGACAGCCAGAAGGCCGAACCTGCCATGAGGACGACAACCACGACGAAGGCACCCCCGATGGTCACCATCTGGGAGGGCGTGAGCGACGTCGCGAGCGATTTGAGCCGGTCTAGGAACTGTTTGGGGTCCACGGGTCAGTGCGCTCAAAAAGTGAACGGATTCAAGAACACCACTAGATGGGCATCCGCATGATTTCCTGGTACGCCGAGACGAGCTTGTTCCGTATCTGGACCGTCAACTGCAGCGTCATGTCGGCACGCTGCAGGGCGATCATCGCCTCGTGGACGTCGCCGGTGCCGTCGAGCATCCGAC
This is a stretch of genomic DNA from Vicinamibacterales bacterium. It encodes these proteins:
- the fliG gene encoding flagellar motor switch protein FliG, with translation MPVQQVFSGARKAAVLALMLGEETSSQIFKYLHEDEVERIAKEVAALGAVAPESGEGVLEEFHHMALAASYVARGGVEFAQQLLLKSLGPENARRVIERVVRSFQSTAGFTSLAKADPQQLSKFILAEQPQTIALILAHLDSSHAAQLLSLLPESLRVDVLTRMASLDEISPDVVSRISSVIEQRLKTLGTASHESYGGVRAVAELLNRLDRTVSQPVIESLEGQNPDLAVSIRNLMFVFDDLMKVEDNALREIVQRADRKVLTVALKGTTDEMRNRFFQNMSKRAADMLREEMEVLGAIRLREVEKAQHEIVAIARKLEEEGLLSTGAAAGEAYVV
- a CDS encoding FliH/SctL family protein, which translates into the protein MSFKARRLTDPSQFEPFDWGRAGQDAQPRVVEALFLEDGAAGTPPAGPPAPTIDLAQQQARLAAMEREAFAKGYEQGERAGSEAGAKRAEAMLRRLAQTIEELADVRRSMVRQTERQMVQLALAIARRIVRREVTLDSDLTVTMARVALDRLGDSTSVTIRLNPDDFEATSGRRDTLLAGSHVTVVPDPSVSRGGCLVQSDFGYVDASVDAQFQELARALLVEEGQDQPVMNRGR
- the fliF gene encoding flagellar basal-body MS-ring/collar protein FliF is translated as MDPKQFLDRLKSLATSLTPSQMVTIGGAFVVVVVLMAGSAFWLSSNDWVLLFADMDPEAAADVVSRLKTQKIPFQIDQGGRSIRVPATKVDELRLEFAGQGLPSSGRIGFEIFDRTAFGATEFLEQVNYRRALEGEIARTISTLSEVGGARVHIVAAKDSLFGAKEQAAKASVVLKLKNANRPLSTATVHGISSLVAASIEGLRPEAVVIVDSFGRPLSRPADGEDGPLDGVQLERQQRVERDLMMKVVNLLEPVVGAERVRVNVAARINPQSQEETEERWDPTSVVRSRQTSQDGTPGVPNSQGGLAGARANLPVTPVPGQPTAPATQTASAPLGGSSRLAETTNYEISRTTRHTIRPRGEVARLSVAVIVDDEPVVKKDKKGVVTRSTRPRQPVELQKIQGLVAAAVGFDVLRGDQLTVENVSFEGSITEEPPAAGMWQLYGPNFLEFGRIGAVVLLGLFAFVFIVRPMMHRGLTGLPTVTVHESTQSLPQQLPKTVEELQTEIEAQIQATEAKAGEPRKMTVLTKRLSGMVQKEPEHAARLVRTWLAEEEGR